The following proteins are co-located in the Capsicum annuum cultivar UCD-10X-F1 unplaced genomic scaffold, UCD10Xv1.1 ctg2759, whole genome shotgun sequence genome:
- the LOC107852048 gene encoding uncharacterized protein LOC107852048, whose amino-acid sequence MSLKNNKREEYDKISTCETKKEIWDELEITYEGTNKVKKSKTVALVNEYESFKMEENEDIETMFHNDEMKKPVSFNAAPTKDKDILEDVDREGMALMNYGVRQIIRQMQQRS is encoded by the exons ATGTCactaaagaacaacaagag GgaagaatacgacaagatatcaacttgtgaaaccaaaaaagaaatatGGGATGAATTGGAGATAACTTATGAAGGAACCAACAAGGTCAAGAAGTCAAAAACTGTTGCTCTGGTCAATGAATACGAGTcattcaaaatggaagaaaatgaggacattgaaacaat gtttCACAATGATGAAATGAAGAAACCAGTATCCTTCAATGCTGCTCCAACCAAAGATAAGGATATTCTCGAAGATGTTGATAGAGAAGGAATGGCTCTCATGAACTATGGGGTAAGGCAGATCATAAGACAGATGCAGCAAAGATCCTAA